The Streptomyces sp. RKAG293 genome includes a region encoding these proteins:
- a CDS encoding ROK family transcriptional regulator — translation MSHRDSNRKRIILAIMIKPDTQAGIVRRTLLSQATVSTAVRDLEKDGIVRMERNSAAQGKGGRGVPVCLQSAANVAVGVDLGFNHVTVIARRVDEQYDRVKVQQSTDGANRGLAHVIPLVKRMIEQAVAETGRTSDDIISVGIAVPRMIDPRSGTFAAPVLPPWSEGGDPAKELARALGVRVVMDNDANLGALAEQTYGGSEHLETVVYVKASTGIGSGLIVGGNLLRGRSGIAGELGHLTMDPHGVICKCGGRGCLETIIGAEYLIDQVRKSQLGNSADLPGSLAALIAKAHANDAVCVRALQDAGRLLGRALAQLCNLFNPDVIVLGGQLAAAKDLVLKPCREALERFALSGAVDPSTGFELRLSSLKQRAEALGALVLGLDSILADEEIEES, via the coding sequence GTGAGTCACCGCGACAGCAACCGCAAGCGGATCATCCTCGCCATCATGATCAAACCCGATACGCAGGCGGGTATCGTGCGTCGCACGCTCCTGTCACAGGCCACGGTCTCCACCGCCGTGCGCGATCTGGAGAAGGACGGCATCGTCCGGATGGAGCGCAACTCGGCCGCCCAGGGAAAGGGCGGCCGCGGAGTCCCGGTCTGTCTGCAGAGCGCGGCCAATGTGGCCGTGGGCGTCGACCTGGGCTTCAACCACGTCACCGTGATCGCCCGGCGGGTCGACGAGCAGTACGACCGGGTCAAGGTGCAGCAGAGCACCGACGGGGCCAACCGCGGCCTCGCGCACGTGATTCCGCTCGTCAAGAGGATGATCGAGCAGGCGGTGGCCGAGACGGGCCGCACGTCCGACGACATCATCTCCGTGGGCATCGCCGTGCCCCGGATGATCGATCCCCGGAGCGGGACGTTCGCCGCCCCGGTGCTGCCTCCCTGGAGCGAGGGCGGCGACCCGGCGAAGGAGCTGGCCAGGGCGCTCGGGGTCCGCGTGGTGATGGACAATGACGCCAACCTCGGCGCTCTCGCGGAGCAGACCTACGGCGGGAGCGAACACCTGGAGACCGTCGTCTATGTGAAGGCGTCGACCGGGATCGGATCCGGCCTGATCGTCGGCGGCAACCTGCTGCGGGGCCGCAGCGGTATCGCCGGCGAGCTCGGCCATCTGACCATGGATCCGCACGGGGTGATCTGCAAGTGCGGCGGGCGCGGTTGCCTGGAGACCATCATCGGCGCCGAGTACCTCATCGACCAGGTCAGGAAGTCGCAGTTGGGGAACTCGGCGGACCTGCCCGGCTCTCTCGCGGCGCTCATCGCGAAGGCGCACGCGAACGACGCCGTGTGCGTGCGCGCCCTGCAGGACGCGGGCCGGCTGCTCGGCAGGGCGCTCGCGCAACTCTGCAACCTCTTCAACCCGGACGTCATCGTGCTCGGCGGGCAGCTCGCCGCGGCCAAGGACCTGGTCCTGAAGCCCTGCAGGGAGGCCCTGGAGCGGTTCGCGCTGTCGGGCGCCGTGGACCCGTCGACCGGCTTCGAACTGCGGCTCAGCTCCCTGAAGCAGCGGGCCGAGGCGCTGGGCGCGCTCGTCCTCGGGCTCGACTCGATCCTCGCGGACGAGGAGATCGAGGAGAGCTGA
- a CDS encoding lasso RiPP family leader peptide-containing protein — translation MSFLSRNECSDDLCVQCGPGSPRSAEDNGPAVYEAPLLADLGHVRELTLGSSSSGNADANSQYYW, via the coding sequence ATGTCTTTCCTTTCGCGGAACGAGTGTTCCGATGATCTCTGTGTCCAGTGCGGACCGGGTTCTCCGAGGTCAGCGGAGGACAACGGGCCGGCGGTCTACGAGGCCCCGCTCCTCGCCGATCTCGGCCATGTCCGGGAACTGACCCTGGGGAGTTCCTCCAGCGGCAATGCGGACGCCAACTCACAGTATTATTGGTAG